Genomic window (Methyloprofundus sp.):
TTGCACTGTATTAGCAATAGGGTAAAGAATTTATAATGTCTATATTTGGGTAATATTTTTTAAGCTGAACAGCAAAAAATATTGACAAAATATGTTGATACAGCCATATTAGCGACTTGTTAATTAATTTGGAGAATAGCGTGAGTGACTCAGTCCTTCATGTAACGGATAGTAATTTTGACGAACTGGTTTTAAAATCAGATGCACCAGTACTAGTAGACTACTGGGCTGAGTGGTGTGGTCCTTGCAAAATGATTGCTCCTGTTTTGGATGAAATTGCCCAAGAATACACTGGAAAAATTACTGTTGCGAAGTTAAATATAGATGATAACCAAGCAACCCCTGCTCATTACGGAGTAAGAGGGATTCCAACACTAATGCTATTTAAAGATGGCGATGTTGAAGCAACTAAAGTAGGCGCATTAACCAAGTCTCAACTTGCTCAATTCATCGACGACAATATTTAATTTAATTGCTAATACATCTAATACTTGAATATTCTATGTTGTATGTCCTATCTAAAATCATAGATATATAAGCTAATAAATTTCTGGTATTCAATCTTTTGTATTAGTCATTCACCTTAATTTTTGTCTAGGAAGTAACATCATTATTTGTTACTTCCTGATTTTATGCGTATAATACCTGTCTGGTGCTCATTCCTATTGCACCATCCATATCAAATAACTGCATCTTTTTATTTAAGCTACTTCTTTGAAATACTATAAAGTTGTCTTTCGACACCTAATAGCTAGCCCATCTTTAAAACTTCTTTCGTATGAACCTTACCGAACTAAAACTAAAATCAATCACAGAAATTATCACGCTCGCTGAGCAACTTGGCATCGAAAATGTTTCCCGAACGAGGAAACAGGAAGTCATTTTTTCCATCTTGAAAAAACAAGCCAAAAGTGGCGAAGATATCTATGGCGATGGTGTCTTAGAAATATTACAAGATGGCTTTGGTTTTTTACGAACACCTGGCAGTTCCTATCTTGCTGGCCCTGACGACATCTATGTCTCCCCTAGCCAAATTAGACGCTTTAGTCTGCGCACTGGCGACACCGTTAGCGGCAAAATAAGACCACCAAAAGATAATGAACGCTATTTTGCGATGCTCAAAGTTGAAAGAATCAATTTTGAAGCTCCCGAAAATGCCAAACATAAAATTCTCTTTTCTAACCTCACTCCCTTATTCCCTACTAAACGTTTTAATATGGAATTGGGAAATGGTACTAGTGAAGATTTAACAGGGCGAGTTATTGACCTAGTTGCCCCCATAGGTAAAGGCCAGCGTGGGCTTATCGTTTCACCTCCTAAAGCAGGTAAAACGATGATTTTGCAAAGTTTAGCACATGCCATTGCCGAAAATAATCCTGAGTGTTACATGATTGTATTACTCATTGATGAGCGGCCTGAAGAGGTAACAGAAATGCAGCGCTGTATTCGCGGCGAAGTTATTTCTAGTACATTTGATGAGCCTGCAACTCGACATGTGCAAGTTGCCGAAATGGTCATTGAAAAAGCACGTCGCTTAGTGGAACACAAACACGATGTGGTTATTTTGTTAGACTCATTAACACGATTAGCACGTGCTTATAACATGGTTGCACCTTCTTCAGGAAAATTATTGTCAGGGGGGGTTGATGCCAATGCATTAGAAAAACCTAAACGTTTTTTTGGTGCTGCACGGAATATTGAAGAAGGTGGGAGCCTTACCATTATCGCGACTGCGCTGGTTGAAACTGGTTCACGTATGGATGAAGTTATTTACGAAGAATTTAAAGGTACGGGTAACATGGAGTTACACCTAGAGCGCAAGATTGCCGAGAGACGTATTTACCCTGCAATCAACATTAACCGCTCAGGTACACGTCGTGAAGATTACTTAGTTAGCCCTGAAGAGTTACAAAAAACATGGATTTTACGTAAAATTCTACAGCCAATGGATGAAATGGCTGCATCAGAATTCGTCTTAGGTAAACTAAAAGACTTCAAAACGAACGTGGAATTTTTTGATTCAATGAAGCGTTAAGATATTGAACAAAAAGCGAGGTCTCAGGCCTCGCTTTTTTTACTCCAAAAAACTAGCCTTTTACCGGCACATAGCCTTCAGGCATTTCAAAGCCGCTACCAAATAAAAATTTCTCTCTTTCAGATTCAACCAATTGCTTAGCTTTTGGCTCAAAACTAGCTAGTCGATTCTCATTAATCAACATGGTCTGCATATTTAACCATTCCTGCCATGCTTTTTTTGAGACATTATCATAGATATACTGCCCTTTAACACCTGGAAAAGGCACTGTATCCAAGCCTTCCTCTTCAGTTCCCAATTTCAAGCAATTTACTAATCTAGCCATTATCGTCCTCCTTTATCTCATCAAATAATTGTTTTATCGGCGCGGGTAGCGCAATATTTTTAGTATGCTGGTGTTTATACCAGAGAGTGCTACCTGCTTCCATCACATTATTAATGGGGTTATCCACATAAAGTAAAATGGGCAAATAATCTAAGTGATAATGTGAAAAAGTGTGCCGGCGTAGCGCTAAGGTTTGCTGGCTAATAATAGTAAGTGATTTTGACAAACTCCATTGCCGTAATTGTTTTGCTTGCTCTAATTCAGGTACGCTCCATAACCCGCCCCAAATACCAATAGGCGCTCTTTTTTCCAATAAGAACTCGTTATCTTTATTAACAACAATGATAAACACACTCGTTTTTATAGGTATTTTTTTGCTTGTCTTAGGCGTGGGTAATTCATGCACTATCTCTTGTTGTAATGCCTGACAGTCTAAGGCTAGCGGGCATACATTACACTTTGGCTTACTGCGTGTACACAAAGTAGCCCCTAAATCCATCATTGCCTGCGTATAATCAGCGACACGCGCAGTAGGTGTATACAAGGCACTAAGTTCCCACAGTTTCTGGTTTATCTCCCGTCCACCAGTCCAACCTCTAATTGCTTGAAAGCGCGCCAATACTCTACGCACATTACCATCAAGAATAGGGGTGCTTTGGGAAAATACGATACTTAAAATAGCACCTGCTGTTGATTGCCCGATACCAGGGAGTGCTTGTAGAGCCTCTAAAGAGTCTGGAAATGTGCCTGCTTGAGCAATAATACCTGCAGATTTGTGTAAATTACGCGCCCGTGCATAATAGCCCAAACCAGCCCATAAACTAAGTACTTCATCTAAAGGCGCATTGGCCAAGCTCTCTACATCAGGAAATCGTGATATAAATTTATTGAAGTAGGGGATAACGGTAACAACCTGTGTTTGTTGCAGCATTATTTCAGAAACCCAAACTCGATAAGCGGTTATTGGTTGCTGCCAAGGTAGGTCTTTGCGCCCAAATTGGTCAAACCAATTCAGGACTTGTAATTGAAAATCAACTGGTTGCATAGCATATTTTTGTGTTAAAAAACTAACTGATCTCACTTCCTGGATAGCGACCTTAGAAAAAACCTTTTAATAAATCATTAACAGCTTTTCCAGTTCCTTTCCCTAAAGCTTTATCAATTTCTTTTTCACCTTTATTCATTAATTTATCTACTTTTTGTTTTTCTTTGTCTGACAACATAGACATAACATCTACACTATAAGTAGGCTCTGCAAAAGTACCTCGGAAGTTAATAGCAATAGGTCGGCCTTTTACTTTAATATCTTTGCCTGCCGCTTGCTTTATTTTTGCTTTTACTTGGTAATCTATTGCCTCACTCACTAAATTAACCGTACCAGCTCCCTTAACTTCAACAGTAGAAGACTCTGCCAATAAGTCCTTATTTTTAAGTAACCCTTTTTTGATAGTTGCCGTACCTTGAATGACAGAAAAAACGGTCTGCTTATTAGCATAACTTTGCTGCATGTTTTTGCCCCCCGCAGCCAACTTGCCCAAATCAATCATTTCTTGAATATTAAAGCCTAAAATAGCTGATTTTTTTAACTTAAAAGCAATATTCCCACCTAATGAGGCCTTAATGGCTGCAATAGTATTACCACGCATGGCTAATTTAGCAGAGATGTTAGCAGCCCCCGTTATCTGTGCAGGTGCATCAGGCTGCATATCTTGCAATAAAGGCTCTAATTGCACATTACTTATTTTTTCATTTAAAGTAATGGTCGGAATATTACGACTGGCATTAACTCGTATCTGACCATGATAACTACCATTATAAAGCTGCTTGATGCTCTGTTTGGTA
Coding sequences:
- a CDS encoding thioredoxin 1; translation: MSDSVLHVTDSNFDELVLKSDAPVLVDYWAEWCGPCKMIAPVLDEIAQEYTGKITVAKLNIDDNQATPAHYGVRGIPTLMLFKDGDVEATKVGALTKSQLAQFIDDNI
- a CDS encoding transcription termination factor Rho, which gives rise to MNLTELKLKSITEIITLAEQLGIENVSRTRKQEVIFSILKKQAKSGEDIYGDGVLEILQDGFGFLRTPGSSYLAGPDDIYVSPSQIRRFSLRTGDTVSGKIRPPKDNERYFAMLKVERINFEAPENAKHKILFSNLTPLFPTKRFNMELGNGTSEDLTGRVIDLVAPIGKGQRGLIVSPPKAGKTMILQSLAHAIAENNPECYMIVLLIDERPEEVTEMQRCIRGEVISSTFDEPATRHVQVAEMVIEKARRLVEHKHDVVILLDSLTRLARAYNMVAPSSGKLLSGGVDANALEKPKRFFGAARNIEEGGSLTIIATALVETGSRMDEVIYEEFKGTGNMELHLERKIAERRIYPAININRSGTRREDYLVSPEELQKTWILRKILQPMDEMAASEFVLGKLKDFKTNVEFFDSMKR
- a CDS encoding A/G-specific adenine glycosylase, whose product is MQPVDFQLQVLNWFDQFGRKDLPWQQPITAYRVWVSEIMLQQTQVVTVIPYFNKFISRFPDVESLANAPLDEVLSLWAGLGYYARARNLHKSAGIIAQAGTFPDSLEALQALPGIGQSTAGAILSIVFSQSTPILDGNVRRVLARFQAIRGWTGGREINQKLWELSALYTPTARVADYTQAMMDLGATLCTRSKPKCNVCPLALDCQALQQEIVHELPTPKTSKKIPIKTSVFIIVVNKDNEFLLEKRAPIGIWGGLWSVPELEQAKQLRQWSLSKSLTIISQQTLALRRHTFSHYHLDYLPILLYVDNPINNVMEAGSTLWYKHQHTKNIALPAPIKQLFDEIKEDDNG